One region of Oncorhynchus nerka isolate Pitt River linkage group LG22, Oner_Uvic_2.0, whole genome shotgun sequence genomic DNA includes:
- the LOC115104787 gene encoding transmembrane protease serine 13-like has protein sequence MEHDQNSDHPPPYYLAVVPTQPPPEYGEVVGTRGWSDTPSQLYHINQPMPHANVIHVSQSAPPRRKKSLSCENSSHCYRGSGEATLLLVFLVIALWLGVCYGPSLVSGHQSSSEAYKPSEMEKDSCPSNTVECDGRQECKLGSDETNCLRFGSNGALQVKTNSAGSFLPVCYSGWNKGLADQTCAQLGFRASHSTSSVKDGSSTTLTVTGQTCNTIQGKVSVNSSCLNKDTVSLHCINCGRQQSSRIIGGSAANLGDWPWQVSLHFRGFHTCGGTLVAPDFVVTAAHCFPRKDSSYLVPNNWRLYMGMVSQTMLPVPEMVEKIIVHESYDDNTNNYDIALLKLTHYVDYSNSIQPVCLPAYDKTVSPGTKCWTSGFGTTEGTARGSASLMEVTVDIIDSSVCNRNTVYNGQVSQDMLCAGDMKGSKDSCQRDSGGPLVCKDSDQRWYLMGVTSWGVGCGRRNMPGVYSRVSRLLPWVYSKMQVGKGAPRTTGKTHAQTTSALGKQDRDMITAALIQGCSACLLDLTMRLV, from the exons ATGGAGCATGACCAG AACAGTGACCATCCACCCCCATACTACTTAGCAGTAGTGCCCACCCAGCCTCCTCCAGAGTATGGAGAGGTGGTGGGAACAAGAGGGTGGTCTGATACCCCCTCCCAACTTTACCACATCAACCAGCCGATGCCACATGCAAATGTCATCCATGTCTCTCAGAGTGCCC CCCCTCGTCGTAAGAAAAGCTTGTCGTGTGAGAACAGTTCCCACTGTTACAGAGGATCAGGAGAAGCCACCCTACTGCTTGTCTTCCTCGTTATTGCTCTCTGGCTGGG AGTATGTTACGGTCCATCCCTGGTGTCTGGCCACCAAAGCAGCAGTGAAGCCTACAAGCCCAGCGAGATGGAGAAAGACAGCTGTCCCTCCAACACTGTGGAGTGTGATGGCCGACAGGAATGCAAACTGGGCAGTGATGAGACCAATTGTT TAAGGTTCGGGTCGAACGGGGCTCTCCAGGTGAAGACAAACAGCGCTGGTAGTTTCCTCCCTGTATGTTACAGTGGCTGGAACAAGGGCCTGGCTGACCAGACCTGTGCACAACTAGGCTTCAGAGC GAGTCATAGCACTAGCAGTGTGAAAGATGGGTCCTCTACCACTCTCACTGTGACAGGGCAGACCTGCAACACCATCCAGGGAAAGGTGTCAGTAAA CTCATCTTGCCTCAACAAGGACACTGTATCCCTGCATTGTATCA ACTGTGGCCGGCAGCAGTCGTCCAGAATCATAGGGGGCTCTGCAGCGAATCTGGGCGATTGGCCTTGGCAGGTCAGCCTCCACTTTCGTGGTTTTCACACCTGCGGAGGCACCCTGGTGGCTCCTGACTTTGTGGTGACAGCAGCCCACTGCTTCCCCAG GAAAGACTCATCGTACCTGGTGCCCAATAACTGGCGTTTGTACATGGGCATGGTTTCTCAGACGATGCTGCCTGTCCCTGAGATGGTGGAGAAGATCATTGTCCATGAGAGCTATGATGATAACACCAACAACTATGACATTGCCCTGCTTAAACTCACACATTACGTAGACTACTCCA ACAGCATCCAgcctgtgtgcctgcctgcctatgACAAGACCGTCTCCCCTGGGACAAAATGCTGGACCTCTGGATTTGGGACAACAGAGGGGACAG CCCGTGGATCCGCAAGTCTTATGGAGGTGACTGTGGACATCATTGACTCCAGTGTATGTAACAGAAACACAGTCTACAATGGCCAGGTCTCTCAAGACATGTTGTGTGCTGGAGATATGAAGGGAAGCAAGGACTCCTGCCAG AGGGACAGTGGAGGTCCTCTGGTGTGTAAGGACTCAGACCAGCGCTGGTACCTGATGGGGGTGACCAGCTGGGGGGTAGGCTGCGGCAGGAGGAACATGCCGGGGGTCTACAGTCGTGTCAGCCGCCTGTTGCCCTGGGTCTACAGTAAGATGCAGGTAGGGAAAGGAGCACCCAGGACCACTGGGAAGACACATGCTCAGACAACCTCAGCACTGGG CAAGCAAGACCGTGATATGATCACAGCTGCTCTCATCCAGGGATGCTCAGCATGTCTTTTGGAC